The Flammeovirgaceae bacterium genome contains a region encoding:
- a CDS encoding IS256 family transposase, with translation MLTPEFLKQFKNSKDLNSFIDELFKKGMEQMLEGELDGHLGYAKHSPEGINSGNSRNGKTRKTIKTTRGELQIEVPRDRNSTFEPVLVPKRSRFVEGIEEIIISLYARGMSVRDIEIQIREIYGVNVSDATISNVTSRVHTLVTEWQSRPLSSVYFVVWMDGIVFKVRQNGKVINKTIYLAVGLNAQGFKEVLGMWLGESESASFWISVLTDLKSRGVEDILITSTDNLKGFTDAITSVFTQSVTQICVVHQIRNALRYVVWKDKKQFVADLKTVYGAPNKELAAQALEQLEVTWGKKYPHAIKSWKTNWDNLTHFFDYPIEIRTLIYTTNIIENLNGKIRKYTNNKLSFPDDQAVVKAVYLALREITKKWTLPVRNWPLIVNQFLTIFEGRCKI, from the coding sequence ATGCTCACCCCTGAGTTTCTCAAGCAATTTAAGAATTCGAAAGACCTCAACAGCTTTATCGATGAACTTTTCAAAAAGGGCATGGAGCAAATGCTGGAAGGTGAACTCGATGGCCATTTGGGCTATGCCAAACATTCACCAGAAGGGATTAACTCCGGGAACTCACGGAACGGAAAAACCCGTAAGACCATCAAGACCACGCGAGGTGAACTACAGATAGAAGTACCTCGGGATCGGAACAGCACGTTTGAGCCCGTCCTGGTTCCCAAGCGCAGCCGGTTCGTAGAAGGCATCGAAGAAATTATCATCTCCTTATATGCCCGGGGTATGAGCGTACGCGACATTGAAATACAAATCCGGGAAATCTATGGTGTGAATGTTTCGGATGCCACTATTTCCAACGTTACCTCGCGGGTACATACGTTGGTAACGGAGTGGCAAAGCAGGCCTCTTTCATCGGTGTACTTTGTGGTGTGGATGGATGGGATCGTATTCAAAGTCCGGCAGAATGGGAAGGTGATCAACAAAACCATTTACCTGGCCGTAGGCCTTAATGCTCAGGGGTTTAAGGAAGTATTGGGCATGTGGCTGGGTGAAAGCGAAAGTGCTTCATTCTGGATAAGTGTACTTACTGATTTAAAAAGCCGTGGCGTGGAAGATATTCTCATCACCAGCACCGATAATCTGAAGGGCTTCACCGATGCAATCACCAGCGTGTTTACCCAATCGGTAACCCAGATTTGTGTAGTTCATCAGATCAGAAATGCGCTTCGCTACGTTGTCTGGAAAGACAAGAAACAATTTGTAGCCGATTTGAAGACTGTTTACGGAGCACCAAACAAAGAGCTGGCTGCTCAAGCCTTAGAGCAGCTTGAAGTAACATGGGGCAAAAAATATCCGCATGCTATCAAGTCGTGGAAAACGAATTGGGATAACCTCACGCACTTCTTCGATTATCCGATCGAAATCCGAACGCTGATCTATACCACGAACATTATCGAAAATCTCAACGGAAAAATCCGCAAGTATACCAACAACAAACTTTCGTTCCCTGACGACCAGGCGGTGGTGAAAGCGGTGTACCTGGCTTTACGGGAGATCACCAAAAAATGGACCTTGCCCGTGAGAAACTGGCCACTAATCGTAAATCAATTTTTAACTATCTTCGAAGGCAGATGCAAAATATAA
- a CDS encoding DUF2214 family protein → MTTELFLRYIHFISIFTIVAALASEHLLLKKTLTRCELSRLAKIDAVYGVAAVVLLIAGLTLWLGGVGKPAVVYTKNWIFHIKLTLFITIGLLSIYPTVFFLKNRKGNPQEEVMVPASVIWMLRLELVLLFIIPLLAGLMARGVGYFG, encoded by the coding sequence ATGACCACCGAACTCTTCCTTCGCTACATACACTTCATCAGTATTTTTACCATTGTGGCAGCGCTGGCCTCCGAGCATTTGTTGTTGAAGAAAACGCTTACCCGCTGCGAACTAAGCCGGCTGGCAAAAATTGATGCCGTGTATGGCGTGGCGGCTGTAGTGCTGCTTATTGCCGGACTAACCCTTTGGCTGGGCGGTGTGGGCAAGCCCGCGGTGGTATATACCAAAAACTGGATTTTTCATATCAAACTCACCCTGTTCATCACCATTGGTCTGCTGTCCATCTACCCTACAGTTTTCTTTTTAAAAAACCGCAAAGGAAATCCGCAGGAAGAAGTGATGGTGCCCGCCTCCGTTATCTGGATGCTGCGGCTGGAGTTGGTGCTGCTGTTCATTATCCCGCTGCTGGCCGGGCTGATGGCGAGAGGGGTGGGGTATTTTGGATAG
- a CDS encoding HNH endonuclease, whose product MKEGQKLWTREDLILTINLYCKLPFGKLHSRNPDVIELANLIHRTPGSVAFKLVNFASLDPQLKARGIKGASNVSNLDKEIWNEFFNNWDNLFIESENLYAKKKKITVDRLYEIDLTDLPKSGEEKERMVKVRTNQIVFRTLVMTNYDFSCCITGINQPELLIASHIKPWSQDTTNRLNPKNGLSLNALHDKAFDNGLITITEDYKVKVSSILLKKESTKSIKQNFIQFHNKQITLPKKFMPDPEFLKHHNHEYFKK is encoded by the coding sequence ATGAAAGAAGGCCAAAAACTCTGGACGCGTGAAGATCTGATCCTAACGATTAACCTTTACTGCAAACTCCCCTTTGGTAAACTTCACAGCAGAAATCCTGATGTGATTGAGTTAGCAAACCTGATTCATCGTACACCCGGTTCGGTCGCTTTTAAACTTGTGAACTTTGCAAGTCTTGATCCGCAACTTAAAGCAAGAGGCATTAAAGGTGCTTCGAACGTAAGTAATTTAGATAAAGAGATTTGGAATGAGTTCTTCAACAATTGGGATAACCTGTTTATAGAGAGTGAAAATCTATATGCAAAGAAGAAAAAAATCACTGTTGACCGATTATACGAAATTGACTTAACTGATTTGCCGAAAAGTGGCGAAGAAAAAGAGAGAATGGTTAAAGTAAGAACGAATCAAATTGTGTTTCGAACATTAGTAATGACCAATTATGATTTTAGTTGCTGCATCACGGGCATCAATCAACCTGAATTACTGATTGCAAGTCACATTAAGCCTTGGAGTCAGGATACCACTAACAGGTTAAATCCTAAAAATGGATTATCGCTGAACGCACTTCACGATAAAGCTTTCGATAACGGACTCATTACCATTACTGAAGACTATAAAGTAAAAGTGTCCTCAATTTTGCTGAAGAAAGAATCAACCAAAAGCATCAAACAAAACTTTATACAGTTTCATAATAAGCAGATTACACTACCAAAAAAGTTTATGCCCGATCCAGAATTTTTGAAACATCACAATCATGAGTACTTCAAGAAATAA